One Besnoitia besnoiti strain Bb-Ger1 chromosome VIII, whole genome shotgun sequence DNA segment encodes these proteins:
- a CDS encoding kinesin motor domain-containing protein (encoded by transcript BESB_082900): MVVRNSVRVAVRTRPTPNFNNKIFSIDEEHGTIDVTVPPRNDVAHFKFDMMLHNATQERVFDDCVRDIITSVLEGYNGTVMVYGQTGAGKTFTMSGGLRSFELRGIIPRAISAIYEEASNRPETAYTIRISYAEIYGECMYDLLSLLSIGKQSGNELQIQEDAKGGLFVRGLTVRLAATEEEALNHFFEGDMNRAVAGHTLNTQSSRSHCIFSIYVEGKSRVESNDRIVTSKLHLVDLAGCERVKKTKSDGILLRESSYINKSLSFLEMVVVALGERGRDHIPYRSSKLTHLLKDSLGGNCRTCMITNIWPELQHMEETISTLRFSTRMMRVSNRAIINVQIDPLSLLRKYEREIRSLKQELQMQNNICGRTQVAYEAFSPDEKEEMKKTAQAFFEGGTELIEIFSLRQVNELIQTMRELYQEALASKRDQAERQQASTGTASAHQEAGDGQTGKQRGLRTATASSLSNVSVAKETTAGGTAALEVQPTAASVKLAPIHVGVEDLAVGGASLGIDPDQCMREPRHNIDRNENPQPALYDQSPERKSLKGSLRARLTRTREREMVDRKQAYFHFKQGEGRIYEESFMQIRHDLNEKRLASTTLATNITAFVDEMESLKEKLRLKQEAATESLMLVPGSDGQRVVDEEEFMLMKKLKETKNKIKAAMRERKDIKAALTQGEHEISRCKIELVNAFNAWYLQPSIVL, encoded by the exons ATGGTGGTACGGAACAGCGTGCGTGTGGCCGTGAGGACGAGGCCCACGCCAAACTTCAACAACAAGATCTTCAGCATCGATGAGGAACATGGAACAATTGATGTAACTGTACCGCCCCGGAATGATGTCGCCCATTTCAAGTTCGATATGATGCTACACAATGCTACACAGGAGCGTGTTTTTGACGATTGTGTCCGAGACATTATCACGAGCGTCCTAGAAGGGTACAATGGCACGGTCATGGTTTACGGACAG ACAGGCGCAGGCAAGACATTCACAATGAGCGGTGGCCTTCGGAGTTTCGAACTTCGGGGCATCATACCGCGTGCTATCAGCGCCATCTATGAGGAAGCGTCAAACAGGCCTGAGACGGCCTACACCATTCGCATTTCGTATGCCGAAATATACGGAGAATGCATGTACGACCTCCTCTCATTGCTTTCCATTGGCAAGCAGTCTGGAAATGAACTTCAA ATACAAGAAGACGCCAAGGGTGGTCTGTTCGTTCGGGGATTGACTGTCCGACTGGCTGCtacagaagaagaggctctTAACCACTTTTTCGAGGGTGATATGAATCGGGCAGTCGCAGGGCACACATTGAACACGCAGTCCAGCAGATCTCACTGTATCTTCAGCATCTATGTCGAGGGGAAATCGCGGGTCGAGTCAAACGACAGAATCGTGACCTCTAAGCTTCACCTAGTTGATCTTGCGGGCTGCGAACGAGTCAAGAAGACAAAGTCTGACGGTATTCTTCTGCGCGAAAGTTCCTACATCAACAAGtccctctcttttctcgaGATG GTTGTTGTCGCCCTAGGTGAGAGAGGTCGTGACCACATTCCCTATCGCTCTTCGAAGCTGACGCATCTTCTCAAGGATTCCCTTGGAGGGAACTGCCGGACATGTATGATCACAAACATATGGCCCGAGCTGCAGCATATGGAGGAAACGATCAGTACTTTGAGATTCTCGACAAGGATGATGCGC GTTTCCAACAGAGCAATTATCAATGTTCAAATTGATCCCTTGTCACTCCTACGCAAGTACGAGCGGGAAATCCGCTCGCTGAAACAGGAGCTCCAGATGCAGAATAATATTTGCGGCCGAACACAAGTG GCGTACGAAGCCTTCTCTCCCGACGAAAAGgaggagatgaagaagaccGCCCAAGCTTTCTTTGAGGGCGGTACTGAGCTTATCGAGATTTTTTCGCTCCG ACAGGTTAACGAGTTGATACAAACCATGCGCGAGCTGTACCAGGAAGCCCTAGCATCGAAACGAGATCAGGCGGAACGCCAGCAGGCATCGACTGGGACCGCCTCTGCCCACCAGGAGGCGGGTGACGGACAAACGGGCAAGCAGCGCGGTCTGCGCACCGCGACAGCCTCCTCATTGAGCAACGTCTCTGTGGCGAAAGAAACTACGGCTGGAGGAACGGCCGCGCTCGAAGTGCAGCCGACAGCTGCAAGCGTCAAACTAGCTCCAATAC ATGTCGGAGTCGAAGATCTTGCCGTCGGAGGAGCATCTCTGGGGATCGACCCCGACCAGTGCATGCGGGAGCCGAGGCACAACATCGATAGGAACGAAAACCCGCAGCCGGCCCTATACGATCAATCGCCGGAGCG GAAAAGTTTAAAGGGCAGCTTGCGTGCGCGGCTGACGCGGacccgcgagcgagagatgGTCGACCGCAAGCAAGCGTATTTTCACTTCAAACAGGGTGAAGGCAGGATATACGAGGAGAGTTTTATGCAGATTCGACACGATCTCAATGAAAAACGTCTGGCTTCCACGACGCTTGCAACG AATATAACGGCTTTCGTGGACGAGATGGAGTCACTCAAAGAAAAGCTGCGGCTCAAACAAGAAGCAGCCACCGAATCTTTGATGCTG GTGCCTGGGAGCGACGGCCAGAGAGTGGTGGACGAAGAAGAGTTTATGCTGATGAAGAAGTTGAAAGAGACGAAAAACAAGATAAAGGCTGCTATGCGAGAACGGAAAGACATTAAGGCTGCTCTGACCCAAGGCGAACATGAAATTTCACGCTGCAAGATCGAGCTCGTGAACGCCTTCAACGCATGGTATCTTCAGCCCTCCATTGTTCTGTAG
- a CDS encoding putative 50S ribosomal protein L3 (encoded by transcript BESB_082880): protein MRAASCLMTRRWATVSARFESLGKEVSAPFASACDSGVVAGRQQLAVRGGGQTAPLTEPRLSGWRQETRLTRPSQAAGPPVRCGVSDAGQGVSAFLSPADWERSAPSASPFLASSSLSASGAARVSLQSSSHSSASVSPSLSPRPLSASSFAAAASHSLSTSAAGATAGVRSPPLSALQPRFFSTVFSRAPASLRRSRAATSGAGSGDSVALGSESRFWFNSRRGYDSRWVHRLERLRESKFYEPSPEIQEEEILHADQIHPLLQPVTPSWNSRRTGILAYKLGMMSLWDGWGERHPVTVCQVDRCVVMDQRTLDKDGYEACVMGVGYKPVHKVTKPMLGAYMRSRIEPKSRVAEFKCSSDCLLPVGHEMSVRHFTPGQYVFVSGWSKDRGYLGVKKRWGFAGQNAAHGVEAKAHSSPGSIGQSKTVNVVWRFKKMAGHAGGDPRVVNCKVFRIETQRNLIFLKGCVPGYKGSLIKISDARGKTHHRHNRHIPLHFPTFVPQPGVSYPVTLQCPDTEQDPFLFPEIAIADKEK from the exons ATGAGGGCAGCAAGCTGTTTAATGACACGCCGGTGGGCGACGGTCTCCGCACGCTTCGAGAGCCTCGGCAAAGAAGTCTCTGCCCCTTTCGCGTCCGCCTGCGACTCCGGAGTCGTCGCTGGAAGACAGCAGCTTGCAGTGCGAGGAGGGGGACAAACAGCGCCATTGACTGAGCCGCGTCTCTCGGGCTGGCGACAGGAAACACGTCTCACAAGGCCGTCTCAGGCGGCGGGACCCCCTGTACGGTGTGGGGTGAGCGACGCGGGGCAAGGAGTTTCTGCTTTCTTGTCCCCCGCAGATTGGGAGCGATCggctccttctgcttctccctttctcgcctcttcttcgctttcggcGTCAGGGGCCGCCCGCGTCTCTTTGCAGAGCTCTTCTCattcgtctgcctctgtctctccttctctctcgcctcgacctctctccgcgtcgtctttcgcggccgctgcgtcgcacAGCCTCTCTacttccgccgccggcgcgacggctGGCGTCCGTTCTCCTCCCTTGTCTGCTCTTCAGCCAAGATTTTTCTCTACTGTTTTCTCTCGTGcccctgcgtctctgcgccggagCCGTGCGGCCACAAGCGGCGCGGGAAGCGGCGATTCGGTGGCTCTGGGCAGCGAGTCCCGCTTCTGGTTCAACTCTCGGCGCGGCTACGACAGCCGCTGGGTTCACCGGCTGGAGCGACTCAGAGAATCTAAGTTCTACGAACCGAGCCCAGAGATCCAAGAGGAGGAAATTCTCCACGCCGACCAAATTCACCCGCTGCTCCAGCCAGTCACGCCGAGCTGGAACAGTCGCAG GACTGGCATCCTGGCGTACAAGCTCGGGATGATGTCTCTTTGGGACGGCTGGGGCGAGCGCCACCCGGTGACAGTGTGCCAAGTCGACCGCTGCGTCGTCATGGATCAGCGCACGCTGGACAAGGACGGATACGAGGCCTGCGTGATGGGCGTAG GCTACAAGCCTGTTCACAAGGTGACGAAGCCGATGCTTGGGGCGTACATGCGGTCGCGGATCGAGCCGAAAAGCCGCGTGGCGGAGTTCAAATGCAGCAGCGACTGCCTGCTGCCCGTCGGGCACGAAATGTCTGTCCGGCACTTCACTCCTGGGCAATACGTCTTCGTCAGCGGCTGGTCGAAGGACCGCGGCTACCTCGGCGTGAAGAAGCGGTGGGGATTCGCCG GCCAGAATGCTGCGCACGGCGTGGAGGCCAAGGCGCACAGCAGTCCAGGAAGCATTGGACAGAGCAAAACGGTTAACGTCGTCTGGCGGTTCAAGAAGATGGCGGGTCACGCAGGTGGCGACCCACGCGTCGTAAACTGCAAAGTGTTCCGCATCGAGACTCAGCGAAATCTCATCTTCCTCAAAG GCTGCGTGCCAGGCTACAAGGGAAGCCTGATCAAGAtcagcgacgcccgcggaaaAACGCATCACAGACACAATCGCCACATTCCTCTCCACTTCCCCACGTTCGTTCCGCAACCCGGGGTCTCCTACCCCGTGACGCTGCAGTGCCCAGACACCGAGCAAGATCCCTTCCTGTTCCCCGAAATTGCCATCGCCGACAAGGAGAAATAA
- a CDS encoding WD domain, G-beta repeat-containing protein (encoded by transcript BESB_082890): MSQAVGSTAPLPETSFSSPTVACRLLKGHRDSVVGLDIFCSPAASASPLCGSAHEKSDLLASCLAAAARSVASGSACDREDPEAEDEAAPSQGTRPRRQERGSQIEGSVAVSEATSGCRDGAYPCDGCCACPCPHSASECPHHCSPEGSQINSPPPVGSCQCGCLSSCCSPFPAAPSLLASSSDDGTVRLWDLRAEKAVACIRHPLFLSAAGAAEDSSSNLGAVKFHPETYRLLYVACGSRLLLFDLAAPGSAVWNGEQAARDTLETGSGVSNVVRTYSNSGRESAEGDSVKPEHPQSRPRGDDEAWSDAAAVWNLANYAQVVPSENRVKREADDEGSSDEDDDDPLTVNDFDLWCPSSQQLREMKFVASSSADQQPVLPSAGKQASRRGAPKKKKAPSARPGSSPEDVPSSADAAEASAAPSPVCFALPLDTGEVVVALHRAPLAAAELSGSTAGTVGSEGAAGLAPALQLQKDRFLCMHRSICGVARFRKDEQVPDLVTGGFDFNVSAWNLADAKPRGSLEVRRAIEDLRNHVMPWEKKPSQAKLAKGAGPGVQDKRDGGPENTKCLNPPFVVSLAMSPDSRRVAVGLGDGHLSVFDYANSSRNARLLPTPSWTSQPHSLSSAALSWVPSPSAVHRSAAAGVASCSGKKPSPVLCADVESVLVSCGNDRRLCVFREAPLASGEAAGRKKGREGSLQLLLQHRLPYKPNYMVCASSCSITGCACRHRAPAASCSAGATAATSRVASTEPATLRCYVGDVSNDIRVFEFPC; this comes from the exons ATGAGCCAAGCGGTCGGCTCCACGGCTCCTCTGCCTGAGACCTCGTTCTCGTCGCCGACCGTCGCCTGCCGGCTCCTGAAGGGTCATCGCGATTCCGTCGTCGGCCTCGACATTTTCTGCTCCCCTGCTGCTTCGGCTTCTCCCCTGTGCGGCTCTGCCCACGAGAAAAGCGATCTCCTTGCTTCTTgcctcgcggcagccgcgcgatcTGTCGCCAGCGGGTCGGCCTGTGACCGAGAAGACCCGGAAGCTGAGGACGAAGCAGCGCCCAGTCAGGGTACGCGACCCCGGCGACAGGAGAGAGGGTCTCAAATTGAGGGAAGCGTGGCGGTTTCAGAAGCTACAAGCGGATGTCGGGATGGAGCCTACCCGTGTGACGGCTGCTGTGCTTGCCCGTGCCCGCATTCAGCGTCGGAGTGCCCGCATCATTGTTCGCCAGAAGGCTCGCAGATCAACTCACCTCCTCCCGTTGGCTCATGCCAGTGCGGCTGCTTATCCTCCTGCTGCTCCCCGTTCCCCGCGGctccttcgcttctcgcAAGCAGCAGTGACGACGGTACTGTGCGTCTGTGGGACTtgcgcgcagagaaagctGTCGCGTGCATTCGCCAcccgctcttcctctctgcagcgggcgccgcagaagactcCTCTTCGAATCTTGGCGCAGTGAAGTTCCACCCTGAGACATATCGGCTGCTGTATGTCGCGTGTGGCAGCCGCCTCTTGCTCTTTGACCTCGCGGCCCCCGGCAGCGCCGTCTGGAACGGGGAGCAGGCTGCGCGTGACACACTCGAGACAGGAAGTGGAGTCAGCAACGTCGTGCGCACATACAGCAACTCAGGACGCGAGTCTGCAGAAGGAGATAGTGTAAAGCCTGAGCACCCGCAGAGTCGACCACgtggagacgacgaggcgtgGAGCGATGCCGCCGCTGTGTGGAATTTGGCAAACTACGCGCAGGTTGTGCCTTCTGAAAACAGAGTTAAGCGAGAGGCGGATGACGAGGGGTCCTCggatgaagacgacgatGACCCTCTCACGGTCAACGACTTCGATCTGTGGTGCCCGTCATCTCAGCAGTTGCGCGAGATGAAGTTTgttgcgtcgtcttccgccgacCAGCAGCCCGTTCTACCCTCCGCTGGAAAACAAGCCTCTCGTCGAGGGGCGcccaagaagaaaaaggcgccttccgcgcgacCCGGCTCGTCGCCGGAGGATGTGCCTTCAAGCGCGGATGCGGcagaggcgtcggcggctcCATCGCCCGTGTGTTTCGCCCTTCCCCTGGACACTGGCGAAGTTGTCGTGGCGCTGCACAGAGCGCccctggctgcggcggagcttTCAGGATCGACCGCAGGAACTGTGGGGTCCGAGGGCGCGGCAGGTCTCGCTCCCGCCCTCCAGCTCCAAAAGGACAGgtttctctgcatgcatcgAAGCATCTGCGGTGTCGCGCGATTCCGCAAAGACGAACAAGTCCCTGACCTCGTCACAGGAGG GTTCGACTTCAACGTCAGCGCTTGGAACTTGGCGGACGCGAAACCGCGAGGGAGCCTGGAAGTGCGCCGGGCAATTGAAGACCTGAGGAATCACGTGATGCCGTGGGAGAAGAAGCCTTCTCAAGCGAAGCTTGCCAAGGGCGCAGGCCCGGGAGTTCAAGACAAAAGGGATGGGGGGCCAGAGAACACAAAGTGCCTGAACCCTCCCTTCGTGGTTTCGCTTGCGATGTCCCCCGACAGTCGCAGGGTCGCTGTGGGACTAGGAGATGGTCATCTGTCTGTCTTCGACTACGCAA ACTCCTCTCGAAATGCACGGCTTCTGCCCACGCCATCTTGGACGAGTCAGCCTCACAGCCTGTCGTCTGCAGCTCTCAGTTGGGTCCCGAGCCCGAGCGCTGTTCAccgctctgctgcggcaggcgtcgcAAGCTGTTCAGGGAAAAAGCCATCTCCCGTTTTGTGCGCGGATGTTGAGTCGGTTTTAGTTAGTTGCGGCAACGACCGCCGCCTGTGTGTCTTTAGGGAGGCCCCGTTGGCAtctggagaggccgcgggccgcAAGAAAGGTCGAGAGGGATCCCTGCAGTTGCTTCTGCAGCACCGCTTGCCCTACAAGCCCAATTACATGGTGTGCGCCAGCAGTTGCTCCATCACCGGATGTGCATGCAGACATCGAGCACCCGCCGCGTCCTGTAGCGCGGGAGCAACCGCTGCCACAAGCAGGGTCGCAAGTACGGAGCCAGCGACGCTTCGGTGCTACGTAGGGGATGTCTCTAACGATATTCGCGTTTTCGAATTCCCTTGTTAA
- a CDS encoding acetyltransferase, GNAT family protein (encoded by transcript BESB_082870) has translation MPLAPSAGSCVATEGAAMKADSRSKAAKGGSKAGGKSAKKHEKARRRQKREEQRAAAAAVEQCVRTANGLASFFALATPNRRFKGSAPAQKDASTEKQQGQRQDFAIYDCRATSLLDLNKPLSDEIFNLTRANMKNLYDQVHFMEQGWDDDSKRRELNHEDARLLVVLVEEADNTALPPVSRETEDSAALQDVPGERLAGFLHYRFEVEEGQAVVYIYELQVKPAFQRMAVGRRLMLLVELAARAFNRTLSPDRKLEKLMCTVIKENEGAVRFYKRVCGFVTDESDPSNFVNERLNEQLLHKLQASAKGGNAAAKMLEHAQEEEEEDEECEYEILKKNI, from the exons ATGCCTCTCGCTCCGAGCGCCGGCTCTTGCGTCGCCACAGAGGGCGCGGCAATGAAGGCGGATTCTCGGTCCAAGGCGGCGAAGGGTGGCAGCAAAGCTGGAGGAAAGTCGGCAAAGAAGCACGAGAAGGCACGCCGACGACAGAAACGGGAAGAacagcgcgcagcggcagcagcagtcGAACAGTGCGTTCGAACAGCAAACGGGCTTGCCAGTTTTTTTGCACTGGCAACCCCCAACCGCCGATTCAAGGGTTCTGCTCCTGCTCAAAAGGACGCGTCAacagagaagcagcaggGTCAGAGACAAGATTTCGCGATATATGATTGCCGTGCGACCTCGCTGCTCGATTTGAACAAGCCTCTGAGCGATGAGATCTTCAATTTGACGAGAGCCAACATGAAGAATCTCTACGACCAAGTCCATTTCATGGAACAAGGTTGGGATGACGACTCCAAGAGACGAGAGCTTAACCACGAGGACGCCCGCCTCCTGGTGGTTCTGGTTGAAGAAGCGGATAACACAGCTCTTCCCCCTG TCTCACGAGAGACCGAagacagcgccgcgctccagGATGTCCCCGGAGAACGTCTCGCAGGATTCCTCCACTACCGCTTCGAAGTTGAAGAAGGGCAGGCTGTTGTTTACATTTACGAGCTGCAAGTCAAG ccCGCCTTCCAGCGGATGGCCGTGGGGCGGCGACTGATGCTGTTGGtggagctcgcggcgcgggcgtttAACAGGACGCTCAGTCCGGACAGAAAGCTGGAGAAACTGATGTGCACAGTGATTAAAGAGAACGAAGGCGCTGTCCGTTTCTAcaagcgcgtctgcggcttcgtcACCGACGAGAGCGACCCCTCGAACTTTGTGAACGAGAGGCTCAACGAACAGCTCCTCCACAAGCTCCAGGCGAGCGCCAAGGGCGggaacgccgcggcgaaaaTGCTGGAAcacgcgcaggaggaagaggaggaagacgaagaatgCGAATACGAAATCCTGAAGAAGAATATCTAG
- a CDS encoding BolA family protein (encoded by transcript BESB_082860) produces the protein MASAASSGGVQHTVLEKKLQQALSPAVLKLEDKSCGCGAAYDCVVVSSAFDGKRLLERHRMVNEALKEELPSIHAFSMQCHTPQEWEKKQAN, from the coding sequence atggcgtctgccgcgtcttctgGCGGGGTTCAGCACACTGTTTTGGAGAAGAAGCTCCAGCAGGCGCTTAGTCCTGCGGTGCTGAAGCTTGAGGACAAGAGCTGCGGGTGCGGAGCTGCGTACGACTGCGTGGTGGTCAGTAGCGCTTTTGACGGCAAGAGACTGCTCGAGCGCCATAGAATGGTTAACGAAGCTCTGAAGGAAGAACTCCCCAGCATTCACGCGTTTTCTATGCAGTGCCATACGCCGCAAGAATGGGAAAAGAAGCAAGCGAACTGA